A region of Solanum dulcamara chromosome 7, daSolDulc1.2, whole genome shotgun sequence DNA encodes the following proteins:
- the LOC129894460 gene encoding uncharacterized protein LOC129894460 isoform X1: MEEPETSMEVRSLSGESISVSILPDKTIQQLKQLLKQAFPPASISPNFHLFLKGVKLGLESKVSDHSVGIGEFLVLVPYTKKDRQQNKKTETPASSSIPVGGSTLKEAETAWSDMMQDLSYLSSIPRNENQTEALLDETRYRDSDGHNCSVSMNCSSQVKRKRSIKDYKMEGHADELVLSILKSYSVDMDDEKAKMFVQVLATINCFIDPDSGNCMCEEANRKENASDPCSSGSDSCGCPTWLRSISKIFSFLNIYSASLQLQQGQVTYSSLKGALDRLCLFGFLAGVSDIEQLSLFCPKVVHIVDDDTMAKNFKDGIVIFRNSTTKGDQSATKKGVTISNVLRSMKKREYAFRKSLLKLVKLLKRQNGNEFSKISLEDFITFVKQGGIGATGIDTRRAGSQSFKVNCCDTNPMTPLEMVEHLRKGIGSDGQVVHIENITARNATYVEIPSALSESTRLALKNIGITRLYSHQAESIQASLAGKNVVVATLTSSGKSLCYNVPVLEVVSQNLSACALYLFPTKALAQDQLRSLLNMTNEFSADLTIGVYDGDTSQMDRKWLRDNARLLITNPDMLHVSILPCHRQFSRLLSNLRFVIVDEAHSYKGAFGCHTALILRRLHRLCSHVYGSNPSFIFSTATSGNPVEHSKELSNLRTIELIQNDGSPSGSKLFVLWNPPLRLKMISKRFKTGIEDGSVDKHLIARRSSPILEVSCLFAEMMQHGLRCIAFCKTRKLCELVLCYTREILQEAAPHLVDTICAYRAGYIAEDRRRIEHDFFNGSICGIAATNALELGIDVGHIDATLHLGFPGSIASLWQQAGRSGRRGNASLAIYVAFEGPLDQYFMKFPQKLFRGPIECCHVDARNRQVLEQHLAAAAFEHPLSLSDDEKYFGPGLESIIMALKNKGILSTDISRSAAARIWSYIGLEKMPSTAISIRAIETERYKVIDIQKNELLEEIEESKTFFQVYEGANYMNQGKTYLVKELDVANRIAWCQRADLKYYTKTRDYTDVQVTGANFAYPARTTSLQLPRTTAQAQSCKVTTTWFGFCKIWKKSNQVFDTVDLSLPNYTYETQAVWIQVPQIIKTAVETLNYSFRGGLHAAGHALLNVVPMYIVCNSSDLASECVNPYDSRDVPERILLYDPHPGGTGISAQVQHIFSELLTAALELLASCCCSGDTGCPNCVQNISCREYNEVLHKDAAIMIIKGVIEEEESYFRSISELS; the protein is encoded by the exons ATGGAAGAACCAGAGACGAGTATGGAAGTGCGTAGCCTATCGGGTGAATCCATAAGTGTCTCCATTTTGCCGGACAAAAccattcaacaactcaagcaaCTCCTCAAGCAAGCATTCCCACCGGCTTCAATTTCCCCAAATTTCCACCTCTTTCTCAAG GGTGTCAAATTGGGGTTAGAGAGTAAGGTAAGTGACCATTCAGTTGGGATTGGGGAATTTCttgtacttgttccctataccAAGAAAGACAGACAACAGAACAAGAAAACCGAGACACCTGCTAGTTCATCTATCCCAGTTGGTGGCTCAACTCTGAAAGAAGCTGAGACAGCATGGTCTGACATGATGCAAGACTTGTCTTACTTGAGCAGCATACCTAGGAATGAAAATCAGACAGAAGCTCTTTTGGATGAAACACGTTATAGAGATTCAGATGGACACAATTGCAGTGTTTCGATGAATTGTTCTTCACAGGTTAAGCGCAAGAGAAGCATCAAGGATTATAAGATGGAAGGACATGCAGATGAGCTAGTCCTTAGCATACTAAAATCATATTCCGTTGACATGGATGACGAGAAAGCTAAGATGTTTGTTCAGGTTTTAGCAACTATAAATTGTTTTATCGATCCGGATTCAGGCAACTGCATGTGTGAGGAAGCCAACAGAAAGGAAAACGCATCTGATCCATGTTCGAGTGGTAGTGATTCGTGCGGGTGTCCAACATGGTTAAGGAGTATAagcaaaatattttcttttttaaacatCTATTCAGCTTCCTTACAACTTCAGCAGGGACAAGTTACCTACTCCAGTCTGAAGGGAGCACTTGATCGTCTCTGTCTGTTTGGATTTCTGGCTGGTGTCTCAGACATCGAGCAACTTTCCCTATTTTGCCCTAAG GTTGTACACATTGTTGATGATGATACCATGGCTAAGAATTTCAAGGATGGTATTGTTATTTTCAGAAACTCAACAACAAAGGGAGACCAGAGTGCAA CTAAAAAAGGTGTAACCATATCAAATGTTCTCCGCTCAATGAAGAAAAGGGAGTATGCATTCCGAAAAAGTCTTTTGAAGTTAGTCAAGTTGTTAAAG CGtcaaaatggaaatgagttttCTAAAATTTCCCTGGAAGATTTCATTACCTTTGTGAAGCAAGGTGGTATTGGTGCAACAGGCATTGACACGAGACGAGCAGGTTCTCAATCCTTTAAAGTAAACTGTTGT GATACTAATCCTATGACACCTTTGGAAATGGTGGAACATCTGAGAAAGGGGATTGGATCTGATGGACAG GTTGTTCATATTGAAAATATCACTGCCCGCAATGCCACCTATGTTGAGATCCCAAGTGCACTTTCAGAAAGCACAAGATTGGCATTGAAAAATATTGGAATTACCAGATTATATAGCCATCAG GCTGAGTCTATCCAGGCTTCTCTTGCGGGAAAAAATGTTGTTGTAGCTACCTTGACATCCAGTGGGAAATCTCTGTGCTACAATGTGCCAGTTCTGGAAGTAGTATCCCAGAATTTGTCAGCATGTGCTCTATACCTATTTCCTACAAAG GCTTTAGCACAAGATCAACTAAGGTCTTTATTAAACATGACAAACGAGTTTAGCGCTGACCTTACAATTGGTGTATATGATGGTGACACTTCTCAGATGGATAGGAAATGGCTGCGTGATAATGCTAGACTG TTGATCACAAATCCTGATATGTTGCATGTCTCAATCTTGCCGTGTCATAGACAATTCAGTCGACTTTTATCAAATCTTAG GTTTGTCATTGTTGATGAAGCTCATTCGTATAAGGGGGCATTTGGGTGTCATACTGCTCTTATTTTGAGGCGACTTCACCGACTTTGTTCTCATG TGTACGGCAGTAAtccttcatttatattttctactGCGACCTCTGGAAATCCCGTGGAGCACTCAAAG GAGCTCTCAAATCTACGAACAATAGAGTTGATTCAGAATGATGGCAGTCCATCTGGCTCAAAGCTTTTTGTGTTATGGAATCCTCCTTTGCGCCTGAAAATG ATCTCAAAGAGATTTAAGACTGGCATTGAGGATGGCTCTGTTGACAAGCATCTGATTGCTAGAAGATCAAG TCCCATTTTGGAGGTTTCTTGCCTTTTTGCAGAAATGATGCAGCATGGTCTTCGTTGTATTGCATTTTGTAAAACGCGCAAACTTTGTGAGCTTGTCTTATGTTACAC GCGTGAGATTCTTCAGGAAGCAGCACCTCATTTAGTTGATACTATATGCGCTTACCGAGCTGGTTATATTGCTGAG GATCGAAGAAGAATTGAGCATGACTTTTTCAATGGTAGTATATGCGGTATTGCTGCTACAAATGCTCTTGAATTGGGTATTGATGTAGGACATATTGATGCAACCCTACATCTAGGCTTTCCAGGCAGTATAGCTAG TCTGTGGCAACAGGCAGGAAGGTCAGGCAGACGGGGAAATGCATCACTTGCTATTTATGTTGCCTTTGAAGGGCCTTTGGATCAATATTTCATGAAATTCCCCCAGAAACTTTTCAGGGGCCCAATTGAATGTTGTCATGTAGATGCAAGAAACCGGCAG GTTCTTGAACAGCATCTGGCTGCTGCTGCTTTTGAACATCCACTGAGCTTGTCTGATGACGAGAAATACTTTGGCCCTGGCCTGGAGAGTATCATAATGGCACTTAAAAACAAGGGAATTCTGAGTACAGATATATCACGTAGTGCTGCAGCCAGAATATGGAGCTACATCGGGTTGGAG AAGATGCCCTCAACTGCCATTAGTATTCGAGCCATAGAAACTGAGCGGTACAAAGTGATCGACATTCAAAAGAATGAACTCCTGGAAGAAATTGAAGAAAGCAAGACTTTCTTTCAG GTTTATGAAGGGGCTAATTATATGAATCAAGGGAAGACGTATCTTGTGAAGGAGCTTGATGTGGCAAACAGAATTGCTTGGTGCCAACGAGCGGACTTGAAATATTATACCAAAACTCGTGACTATACTGATGTCCAAGTCACTGGTGCCAACTTT GCTTACCCAGCAAGGACTACTAGTCTGCAACTTCCAAGAACAACTGCCCAAGCACAAAGTTGCAAAGTAACAACCACGTGGTTCGGTTTCTGCAAAATATGGAAAAAGAGCAACCAAGTCTTTGACACTGTTGATCTTTCACTTCCTAATTACACATATGAAACCCAG GCTGTGTGGATTCAAGTTCCTCAGATCATAAAGACAGCCGTAGAGACCTTAAATTATTCATTCCGAGGAGGCTTACATGCTGCTGGTCATGCTCTTCTTAATGTTGTTCCAAT GTACATAGTTTGCAATTCATCTGATTTAGCCTCAGAATGTGTAAACCCTTATGATTCCCGCGATGTTCCAGAAAGAATTCTGCTTTATGATCCACATCCTGGAGGCACTGGCATTTCAGCACAG GTGCAGCATATATTCAGTGAGCTTCTGACTGCTGCTTTGGAACTTCTTGCATCATGCTGTTGCTCTGGCGATACCGGCTGCCCTAACTGTGTACAA AATATTTCTTGTCGTGAGTACAATGAGGTTTTGCACAAGGATGCCGCCATAATGATAATCAAG GGTGTAATAGAGGAAGAAGAATCCTACTTTAGGAGTATATCAGAGTTGTCTTAG
- the LOC129894460 gene encoding uncharacterized protein LOC129894460 isoform X2, protein MEEPETSMEVRSLSGESISVSILPDKTIQQLKQLLKQAFPPASISPNFHLFLKGVKLGLESKVSDHSVGIGEFLVLVPYTKKDRQQNKKTETPASSSIPVGGSTLKEAETAWSDMMQDLSYLSSIPRNENQTEALLDETRYRDSDGHNCSVSMNCSSQVKRKRSIKDYKMEGHADELVLSILKSYSVDMDDEKAKMFVQVLATINCFIDPDSGNCMCEEANRKENASDPCSSGSDSCGCPTWLRSISKIFSFLNIYSASLQLQQGQVTYSSLKGALDRLCLFGFLAGVSDIEQLSLFCPKVVHIVDDDTMAKNFKDGIVIFRNSTTKGDQSATKKGVTISNVLRSMKKREYAFRKSLLKLVKLLKRQNGNEFSKISLEDFITFVKQGGIGATGIDTRRAGSQSFKVNCCDTNPMTPLEMVEHLRKGIGSDGQVVHIENITARNATYVEIPSALSESTRLALKNIGITRLYSHQAESIQASLAGKNVVVATLTSSGKSLCYNVPVLEVVSQNLSACALYLFPTKALAQDQLRSLLNMTNEFSADLTIGVYDGDTSQMDRKWLRDNARLLITNPDMLHVSILPCHRQFSRLLSNLRFVIVDEAHSYKGAFGCHTALILRRLHRLCSHVYGSNPSFIFSTATSGNPVEHSKELSNLRTIELIQNDGSPSGSKLFVLWNPPLRLKMISKRFKTGIEDGSVDKHLIARRSSPILEVSCLFAEMMQHGLRCIAFCKTRKLCELVLCYTREILQEAAPHLVDTICAYRAGYIAEDRRRIEHDFFNGSICGIAATNALELGIDVGHIDATLHLGFPGSIASLWQQAGRSGRRGNASLAIYVAFEGPLDQYFMKFPQKLFRGPIECCHVDARNRQVLEQHLAAAAFEHPLSLSDDEKYFGPGLESIIMALKNKGILSTDISRSAAARIWSYIGLEMPSTAISIRAIETERYKVIDIQKNELLEEIEESKTFFQVYEGANYMNQGKTYLVKELDVANRIAWCQRADLKYYTKTRDYTDVQVTGANFAYPARTTSLQLPRTTAQAQSCKVTTTWFGFCKIWKKSNQVFDTVDLSLPNYTYETQAVWIQVPQIIKTAVETLNYSFRGGLHAAGHALLNVVPMYIVCNSSDLASECVNPYDSRDVPERILLYDPHPGGTGISAQVQHIFSELLTAALELLASCCCSGDTGCPNCVQNISCREYNEVLHKDAAIMIIKGVIEEEESYFRSISELS, encoded by the exons ATGGAAGAACCAGAGACGAGTATGGAAGTGCGTAGCCTATCGGGTGAATCCATAAGTGTCTCCATTTTGCCGGACAAAAccattcaacaactcaagcaaCTCCTCAAGCAAGCATTCCCACCGGCTTCAATTTCCCCAAATTTCCACCTCTTTCTCAAG GGTGTCAAATTGGGGTTAGAGAGTAAGGTAAGTGACCATTCAGTTGGGATTGGGGAATTTCttgtacttgttccctataccAAGAAAGACAGACAACAGAACAAGAAAACCGAGACACCTGCTAGTTCATCTATCCCAGTTGGTGGCTCAACTCTGAAAGAAGCTGAGACAGCATGGTCTGACATGATGCAAGACTTGTCTTACTTGAGCAGCATACCTAGGAATGAAAATCAGACAGAAGCTCTTTTGGATGAAACACGTTATAGAGATTCAGATGGACACAATTGCAGTGTTTCGATGAATTGTTCTTCACAGGTTAAGCGCAAGAGAAGCATCAAGGATTATAAGATGGAAGGACATGCAGATGAGCTAGTCCTTAGCATACTAAAATCATATTCCGTTGACATGGATGACGAGAAAGCTAAGATGTTTGTTCAGGTTTTAGCAACTATAAATTGTTTTATCGATCCGGATTCAGGCAACTGCATGTGTGAGGAAGCCAACAGAAAGGAAAACGCATCTGATCCATGTTCGAGTGGTAGTGATTCGTGCGGGTGTCCAACATGGTTAAGGAGTATAagcaaaatattttcttttttaaacatCTATTCAGCTTCCTTACAACTTCAGCAGGGACAAGTTACCTACTCCAGTCTGAAGGGAGCACTTGATCGTCTCTGTCTGTTTGGATTTCTGGCTGGTGTCTCAGACATCGAGCAACTTTCCCTATTTTGCCCTAAG GTTGTACACATTGTTGATGATGATACCATGGCTAAGAATTTCAAGGATGGTATTGTTATTTTCAGAAACTCAACAACAAAGGGAGACCAGAGTGCAA CTAAAAAAGGTGTAACCATATCAAATGTTCTCCGCTCAATGAAGAAAAGGGAGTATGCATTCCGAAAAAGTCTTTTGAAGTTAGTCAAGTTGTTAAAG CGtcaaaatggaaatgagttttCTAAAATTTCCCTGGAAGATTTCATTACCTTTGTGAAGCAAGGTGGTATTGGTGCAACAGGCATTGACACGAGACGAGCAGGTTCTCAATCCTTTAAAGTAAACTGTTGT GATACTAATCCTATGACACCTTTGGAAATGGTGGAACATCTGAGAAAGGGGATTGGATCTGATGGACAG GTTGTTCATATTGAAAATATCACTGCCCGCAATGCCACCTATGTTGAGATCCCAAGTGCACTTTCAGAAAGCACAAGATTGGCATTGAAAAATATTGGAATTACCAGATTATATAGCCATCAG GCTGAGTCTATCCAGGCTTCTCTTGCGGGAAAAAATGTTGTTGTAGCTACCTTGACATCCAGTGGGAAATCTCTGTGCTACAATGTGCCAGTTCTGGAAGTAGTATCCCAGAATTTGTCAGCATGTGCTCTATACCTATTTCCTACAAAG GCTTTAGCACAAGATCAACTAAGGTCTTTATTAAACATGACAAACGAGTTTAGCGCTGACCTTACAATTGGTGTATATGATGGTGACACTTCTCAGATGGATAGGAAATGGCTGCGTGATAATGCTAGACTG TTGATCACAAATCCTGATATGTTGCATGTCTCAATCTTGCCGTGTCATAGACAATTCAGTCGACTTTTATCAAATCTTAG GTTTGTCATTGTTGATGAAGCTCATTCGTATAAGGGGGCATTTGGGTGTCATACTGCTCTTATTTTGAGGCGACTTCACCGACTTTGTTCTCATG TGTACGGCAGTAAtccttcatttatattttctactGCGACCTCTGGAAATCCCGTGGAGCACTCAAAG GAGCTCTCAAATCTACGAACAATAGAGTTGATTCAGAATGATGGCAGTCCATCTGGCTCAAAGCTTTTTGTGTTATGGAATCCTCCTTTGCGCCTGAAAATG ATCTCAAAGAGATTTAAGACTGGCATTGAGGATGGCTCTGTTGACAAGCATCTGATTGCTAGAAGATCAAG TCCCATTTTGGAGGTTTCTTGCCTTTTTGCAGAAATGATGCAGCATGGTCTTCGTTGTATTGCATTTTGTAAAACGCGCAAACTTTGTGAGCTTGTCTTATGTTACAC GCGTGAGATTCTTCAGGAAGCAGCACCTCATTTAGTTGATACTATATGCGCTTACCGAGCTGGTTATATTGCTGAG GATCGAAGAAGAATTGAGCATGACTTTTTCAATGGTAGTATATGCGGTATTGCTGCTACAAATGCTCTTGAATTGGGTATTGATGTAGGACATATTGATGCAACCCTACATCTAGGCTTTCCAGGCAGTATAGCTAG TCTGTGGCAACAGGCAGGAAGGTCAGGCAGACGGGGAAATGCATCACTTGCTATTTATGTTGCCTTTGAAGGGCCTTTGGATCAATATTTCATGAAATTCCCCCAGAAACTTTTCAGGGGCCCAATTGAATGTTGTCATGTAGATGCAAGAAACCGGCAG GTTCTTGAACAGCATCTGGCTGCTGCTGCTTTTGAACATCCACTGAGCTTGTCTGATGACGAGAAATACTTTGGCCCTGGCCTGGAGAGTATCATAATGGCACTTAAAAACAAGGGAATTCTGAGTACAGATATATCACGTAGTGCTGCAGCCAGAATATGGAGCTACATCGGGTTGGAG ATGCCCTCAACTGCCATTAGTATTCGAGCCATAGAAACTGAGCGGTACAAAGTGATCGACATTCAAAAGAATGAACTCCTGGAAGAAATTGAAGAAAGCAAGACTTTCTTTCAG GTTTATGAAGGGGCTAATTATATGAATCAAGGGAAGACGTATCTTGTGAAGGAGCTTGATGTGGCAAACAGAATTGCTTGGTGCCAACGAGCGGACTTGAAATATTATACCAAAACTCGTGACTATACTGATGTCCAAGTCACTGGTGCCAACTTT GCTTACCCAGCAAGGACTACTAGTCTGCAACTTCCAAGAACAACTGCCCAAGCACAAAGTTGCAAAGTAACAACCACGTGGTTCGGTTTCTGCAAAATATGGAAAAAGAGCAACCAAGTCTTTGACACTGTTGATCTTTCACTTCCTAATTACACATATGAAACCCAG GCTGTGTGGATTCAAGTTCCTCAGATCATAAAGACAGCCGTAGAGACCTTAAATTATTCATTCCGAGGAGGCTTACATGCTGCTGGTCATGCTCTTCTTAATGTTGTTCCAAT GTACATAGTTTGCAATTCATCTGATTTAGCCTCAGAATGTGTAAACCCTTATGATTCCCGCGATGTTCCAGAAAGAATTCTGCTTTATGATCCACATCCTGGAGGCACTGGCATTTCAGCACAG GTGCAGCATATATTCAGTGAGCTTCTGACTGCTGCTTTGGAACTTCTTGCATCATGCTGTTGCTCTGGCGATACCGGCTGCCCTAACTGTGTACAA AATATTTCTTGTCGTGAGTACAATGAGGTTTTGCACAAGGATGCCGCCATAATGATAATCAAG GGTGTAATAGAGGAAGAAGAATCCTACTTTAGGAGTATATCAGAGTTGTCTTAG
- the LOC129894460 gene encoding uncharacterized protein LOC129894460 isoform X3, protein MEEPETSMEVRSLSGESISVSILPDKTIQQLKQLLKQAFPPASISPNFHLFLKGVKLGLESKVSDHSVGIGEFLVLVPYTKKDRQQNKKTETPASSSIPVGGSTLKEAETAWSDMMQDLSYLSSIPRNENQTEALLDETRYRDSDGHNCSVSMNCSSQVKRKRSIKDYKMEGHADELVLSILKSYSVDMDDEKAKMFVQVLATINCFIDPDSGNCMCEEANRKENASDPCSSGSDSCGCPTWLRSISKIFSFLNIYSASLQLQQGQVTYSSLKGALDRLCLFGFLAGVSDIEQLSLFCPKVVHIVDDDTMAKNFKDGIVIFRNSTTKGDQSATKKGVTISNVLRSMKKREYAFRKSLLKLVKLLKRQNGNEFSKISLEDFITFVKQGGIGATGIDTRRAGSQSFKVNCCDTNPMTPLEMVEHLRKGIGSDGQVVHIENITARNATYVEIPSALSESTRLALKNIGITRLYSHQAESIQASLAGKNVVVATLTSSGKSLCYNVPVLEVVSQNLSACALYLFPTKALAQDQLRSLLNMTNEFSADLTIGVYDGDTSQMDRKWLRDNARLLITNPDMLHVSILPCHRQFSRLLSNLRFVIVDEAHSYKGAFGCHTALILRRLHRLCSHVYGSNPSFIFSTATSGNPVEHSKELSNLRTIELIQNDGSPSGSKLFVLWNPPLRLKMISKRFKTGIEDGSVDKHLIARRSSPILEVSCLFAEMMQHGLRCIAFCKTRKLCELVLCYTREILQEAAPHLVDTICAYRAGYIAEDRRRIEHDFFNGSICGIAATNALELGIDVGHIDATLHLGFPGSIASLWQQAGRSGRRGNASLAIYVAFEGPLDQYFMKFPQKLFRGPIECCHVDARNRQVLEQHLAAAAFEHPLSLSDDEKYFGPGLESIIMALKNKGILSTDISRSAAARIWSYIGLEKMPSTAISIRAIETERYKVIDIQKNELLEEIEESKTFFQVYEGANYMNQGKTYLVKELDVANRIAWCQRADLKYYTKTRDYTDVQVTGANFAYPARTTSLQLPRTTAQAQSCKVTTTWFGFCKIWKKSNQVFDTVDLSLPNYTYETQL, encoded by the exons ATGGAAGAACCAGAGACGAGTATGGAAGTGCGTAGCCTATCGGGTGAATCCATAAGTGTCTCCATTTTGCCGGACAAAAccattcaacaactcaagcaaCTCCTCAAGCAAGCATTCCCACCGGCTTCAATTTCCCCAAATTTCCACCTCTTTCTCAAG GGTGTCAAATTGGGGTTAGAGAGTAAGGTAAGTGACCATTCAGTTGGGATTGGGGAATTTCttgtacttgttccctataccAAGAAAGACAGACAACAGAACAAGAAAACCGAGACACCTGCTAGTTCATCTATCCCAGTTGGTGGCTCAACTCTGAAAGAAGCTGAGACAGCATGGTCTGACATGATGCAAGACTTGTCTTACTTGAGCAGCATACCTAGGAATGAAAATCAGACAGAAGCTCTTTTGGATGAAACACGTTATAGAGATTCAGATGGACACAATTGCAGTGTTTCGATGAATTGTTCTTCACAGGTTAAGCGCAAGAGAAGCATCAAGGATTATAAGATGGAAGGACATGCAGATGAGCTAGTCCTTAGCATACTAAAATCATATTCCGTTGACATGGATGACGAGAAAGCTAAGATGTTTGTTCAGGTTTTAGCAACTATAAATTGTTTTATCGATCCGGATTCAGGCAACTGCATGTGTGAGGAAGCCAACAGAAAGGAAAACGCATCTGATCCATGTTCGAGTGGTAGTGATTCGTGCGGGTGTCCAACATGGTTAAGGAGTATAagcaaaatattttcttttttaaacatCTATTCAGCTTCCTTACAACTTCAGCAGGGACAAGTTACCTACTCCAGTCTGAAGGGAGCACTTGATCGTCTCTGTCTGTTTGGATTTCTGGCTGGTGTCTCAGACATCGAGCAACTTTCCCTATTTTGCCCTAAG GTTGTACACATTGTTGATGATGATACCATGGCTAAGAATTTCAAGGATGGTATTGTTATTTTCAGAAACTCAACAACAAAGGGAGACCAGAGTGCAA CTAAAAAAGGTGTAACCATATCAAATGTTCTCCGCTCAATGAAGAAAAGGGAGTATGCATTCCGAAAAAGTCTTTTGAAGTTAGTCAAGTTGTTAAAG CGtcaaaatggaaatgagttttCTAAAATTTCCCTGGAAGATTTCATTACCTTTGTGAAGCAAGGTGGTATTGGTGCAACAGGCATTGACACGAGACGAGCAGGTTCTCAATCCTTTAAAGTAAACTGTTGT GATACTAATCCTATGACACCTTTGGAAATGGTGGAACATCTGAGAAAGGGGATTGGATCTGATGGACAG GTTGTTCATATTGAAAATATCACTGCCCGCAATGCCACCTATGTTGAGATCCCAAGTGCACTTTCAGAAAGCACAAGATTGGCATTGAAAAATATTGGAATTACCAGATTATATAGCCATCAG GCTGAGTCTATCCAGGCTTCTCTTGCGGGAAAAAATGTTGTTGTAGCTACCTTGACATCCAGTGGGAAATCTCTGTGCTACAATGTGCCAGTTCTGGAAGTAGTATCCCAGAATTTGTCAGCATGTGCTCTATACCTATTTCCTACAAAG GCTTTAGCACAAGATCAACTAAGGTCTTTATTAAACATGACAAACGAGTTTAGCGCTGACCTTACAATTGGTGTATATGATGGTGACACTTCTCAGATGGATAGGAAATGGCTGCGTGATAATGCTAGACTG TTGATCACAAATCCTGATATGTTGCATGTCTCAATCTTGCCGTGTCATAGACAATTCAGTCGACTTTTATCAAATCTTAG GTTTGTCATTGTTGATGAAGCTCATTCGTATAAGGGGGCATTTGGGTGTCATACTGCTCTTATTTTGAGGCGACTTCACCGACTTTGTTCTCATG TGTACGGCAGTAAtccttcatttatattttctactGCGACCTCTGGAAATCCCGTGGAGCACTCAAAG GAGCTCTCAAATCTACGAACAATAGAGTTGATTCAGAATGATGGCAGTCCATCTGGCTCAAAGCTTTTTGTGTTATGGAATCCTCCTTTGCGCCTGAAAATG ATCTCAAAGAGATTTAAGACTGGCATTGAGGATGGCTCTGTTGACAAGCATCTGATTGCTAGAAGATCAAG TCCCATTTTGGAGGTTTCTTGCCTTTTTGCAGAAATGATGCAGCATGGTCTTCGTTGTATTGCATTTTGTAAAACGCGCAAACTTTGTGAGCTTGTCTTATGTTACAC GCGTGAGATTCTTCAGGAAGCAGCACCTCATTTAGTTGATACTATATGCGCTTACCGAGCTGGTTATATTGCTGAG GATCGAAGAAGAATTGAGCATGACTTTTTCAATGGTAGTATATGCGGTATTGCTGCTACAAATGCTCTTGAATTGGGTATTGATGTAGGACATATTGATGCAACCCTACATCTAGGCTTTCCAGGCAGTATAGCTAG TCTGTGGCAACAGGCAGGAAGGTCAGGCAGACGGGGAAATGCATCACTTGCTATTTATGTTGCCTTTGAAGGGCCTTTGGATCAATATTTCATGAAATTCCCCCAGAAACTTTTCAGGGGCCCAATTGAATGTTGTCATGTAGATGCAAGAAACCGGCAG GTTCTTGAACAGCATCTGGCTGCTGCTGCTTTTGAACATCCACTGAGCTTGTCTGATGACGAGAAATACTTTGGCCCTGGCCTGGAGAGTATCATAATGGCACTTAAAAACAAGGGAATTCTGAGTACAGATATATCACGTAGTGCTGCAGCCAGAATATGGAGCTACATCGGGTTGGAG AAGATGCCCTCAACTGCCATTAGTATTCGAGCCATAGAAACTGAGCGGTACAAAGTGATCGACATTCAAAAGAATGAACTCCTGGAAGAAATTGAAGAAAGCAAGACTTTCTTTCAG GTTTATGAAGGGGCTAATTATATGAATCAAGGGAAGACGTATCTTGTGAAGGAGCTTGATGTGGCAAACAGAATTGCTTGGTGCCAACGAGCGGACTTGAAATATTATACCAAAACTCGTGACTATACTGATGTCCAAGTCACTGGTGCCAACTTT GCTTACCCAGCAAGGACTACTAGTCTGCAACTTCCAAGAACAACTGCCCAAGCACAAAGTTGCAAAGTAACAACCACGTGGTTCGGTTTCTGCAAAATATGGAAAAAGAGCAACCAAGTCTTTGACACTGTTGATCTTTCACTTCCTAATTACACATATGAAACCCAG CTTTAA